The following is a genomic window from Ignavibacteria bacterium.
AAATCTCCTTCTTGGCATTTTTTAGCAACTCAATAAATTTTGCCTCCCGATGCTGATTGTAACCGCGGATTAGCTCCACGTTTACAATCTTGCTTTTCTCGGATTCCTTAGTCTTATGCAGGGGTTTTAAGGATTTAAATGTATCCTTTAGATTATCAAGCTCTTTCTGGCGGGATAAGAGAATGTTTTTTTCTATTTTGTCGAGAATTATGTCAGGGTCAATCATTTCATACTTCGTGACGGAATTGGTTTCGATTTCGTTTACATAACCTTTATCAACAAATGACTTTAAAATATTGTAAACATCTGTTCTTCTGATTCCGGCATCGTCAGCAATTTCCGAAGCACTTAAAAGATTACCCTTGAGAACGGCAAGAAATACACGAGATTCATATTCGGTGAATCCTAACAACCTCAGTTTAAGAATTATGTCGTTTGGCTTTATCTCCAAAATTGTATTAGGTTGAATCTAAGACAATATTTATTATTTTATTTTAAATGTCAAGAGTCAATTTCGGGGTAAAAACAAAAAAAGCCACTGCGAAGATGGCTTTTGAATTAAGAAAATTATAATCTTAAAAAGTTTATTACTTTTTAATACCTCTATGTATATAGGTTTGAAGTCCAAATAAAGATTGGTCTACAGCATAAAGTAATTGTGGGTTTATATATTTTACATAAGATATATCTAAGTGAAGATGATGAAGTTCTTTGCTCCATTTTATATTATTCCAGTTATACAAAAGACAGTTATTTTCAGATGAGGTTCCAAAAGTTGTAAAATTATCTAACGAAGTTGCATCAGGTGTATGATAAAAATTAAAATTATTAGATTTAAAAAGTTCAACAAAAGAACCGTTTTCATATCTATAAATTTGATTTTGTAGAGCACCCACTAATAGACCATTTAGTATAATTAATTTTTCATTGGATGAAGTGTAGGTATAAAATAATTCTTTATTCCAATTTTTATCTAAAAATTTATATAGGCGATATTTAACGTCTGTGAATACAATAAAATCTTCAGAAAAGTAATATGGAAGCCCATTATATAGATAAAATTTAAGTGCAGATGTATTTGGATCATTTCTATCAAAAGATTCTAAATTTTTATTTATCAAATTAATTTTTAAAATTTTTGTTGTAGTA
Proteins encoded in this region:
- a CDS encoding helix-turn-helix domain-containing protein, translating into MEIKPNDIILKLRLLGFTEYESRVFLAVLKGNLLSASEIADDAGIRRTDVYNILKSFVDKGYVNEIETNSVTKYEMIDPDIILDKIEKNILLSRQKELDNLKDTFKSLKPLHKTKESEKSKIVNVELIRGYNQHREAKFIELLKNAKKEILFMVRLEHYVSDEIDETARKFFKNGGVIKSVYETSLNFRVKKGNSWGNGTLEDLISTVEKFEGYGEQIRLSEEQVPNVTVFDDEIVFMNINDKTVPKHNEADIIIRSKDFANNMKFVFEKYWNTSSTIKDFKKKSLKKTLEKSLSVN